The genomic segment GAAGTACTCGTCCAGCTTCCTCTTATCGCCGGCGCCGAGTTTGGCTTCCAGGTCTTTTCCGTCCTCGCGGACGAAGTCCAGCACGCTCTTGCGCTTCGCGTCCTGCGCCGCGCGCTCGGCCGCCGGCTTCGTGGAGAACAGCCGCTCGAAGACCAGTTTGGGGCTGACCTCCTTCGGCAGCGGCTGCGTCGCGGAGCGCCACGACATGGTGGACGAGTACACGCAACTGTAACCGGAGTCGCAGTTGCCGGCCATCGACCCGTGTTCGCCGCCGAGTTCGAGCGACGGGAGCCGCGTCTTGTCGGCCAGTCGGGCCGCGGCCACCTGATCGACCGAGATGCCGGCGCGGATGTCGGTGCCGTCGGTCTTCTTCGGCTGCGCGCCGGTGAGGAACGCGCCGAGCGCGCGGGCGTGGTCGCCGCCGCCGTCGCCGTGCGGCCGGGCCTTATCCGACGTGAGGCCCGTCAGGACGAGAACCTGGTCGCGGACCGCCTTGAGCGGTTCGAGGATCGGCGGCAGGTCGAACTTCTTGCCCTCGGCTTTCGGCGTCCAGTCGGCCATGTTCTTGCCGTTGGGCACGTACAGGAAGCACATGCGGTTCGGCGCGGGCGCCTTGGTATCGGCCCCGGCCGCCCAGGCGGTTGCCGGCCCCATCGCCTCCAGCCACGGGAGCGCGAGCGAAACGCCGAGCCCCTTCAGGGCGGTGCGGCGGGAAATCGGCGTGCGGGTCATGCGGGGCTCCGAACGGGATTTTTCGAGCGTTTAGCGAGCGGCGCGGCGCCAGCCGGCCGGTGGGGTCGGGCCGAATCGTCGCGTTTTAGCGGGTGGCGCGGCGTCACTGCCCCTTCCCGCGCCTCTTGCGGAACGGGTCGC from the Frigoriglobus tundricola genome contains:
- a CDS encoding DUF1552 domain-containing protein, which gives rise to MTRTPISRRTALKGLGVSLALPWLEAMGPATAWAAGADTKAPAPNRMCFLYVPNGKNMADWTPKAEGKKFDLPPILEPLKAVRDQVLVLTGLTSDKARPHGDGGGDHARALGAFLTGAQPKKTDGTDIRAGISVDQVAAARLADKTRLPSLELGGEHGSMAGNCDSGYSCVYSSTMSWRSATQPLPKEVSPKLVFERLFSTKPAAERAAQDAKRKSVLDFVREDGKDLEAKLGAGDKRKLDEYFSAVRDIELRIERAEKLPPVKSPAYAVPQGVPAKYDEHVRMMYDLIALAFQTDVTRVVTFVLANEGSNKTYPMVGVNEAHHELSHHDNKPEKKAKIRDINRFHTSQLAYLLEKLKGIKEGDGTLLDHAMIAYGSGNSDGNAHNHDDLPILLAGGGCGTLTSGRHIRYTKETPLNNLWLSMLDRMDLNVSALGDGTGKLSGLS